In a single window of the Thermodesulfovibrionales bacterium genome:
- a CDS encoding nucleotidyltransferase family protein, which translates to MRRGQSKRYSLPSPEQELLLRAALLRGKDAVEAWKAWKSSVDVEQVDSASHRMLPLLYRNLRTHGLKDPSMGKYKGVYRQTWYKNQMLFHAIASLLCSFREAEIETLILKGAPLTIGYYKDYGLRPMNDFDVLIRMDKALPAIELLQSLGWAPMDFMPTEEYISVSFSHGFKNAAGQEFDLHWHVLSQSRGMNADDDFWDGARPVTIHDVATLALNPTDQLLHVCIHGARWNYTPPFRWVADAMTILNTAQSEIDWNRLIAQALKRRLILPLRESLAYLRKTVSAAVPSEVLESIRDLPVPWIEYIEYNVTMNPPTRWRAMLDLWCQHSRVAGERGRLYKLIMFPGFLKSVWRRSFWKLPFYALSRVMTWQKNGLTKSP; encoded by the coding sequence ATGAGGAGAGGGCAATCTAAACGATACAGTTTGCCTTCACCGGAACAGGAGTTGCTCCTGCGGGCTGCGCTTTTACGCGGCAAGGACGCCGTCGAGGCGTGGAAGGCATGGAAATCGTCCGTCGACGTAGAGCAGGTTGATTCCGCTTCCCACCGCATGCTGCCGCTCCTTTATCGGAATCTCCGGACCCATGGTTTGAAGGATCCGTCTATGGGGAAATACAAGGGCGTCTATCGCCAGACGTGGTACAAAAATCAGATGCTGTTCCATGCTATCGCCTCTCTCCTCTGTTCTTTTCGCGAAGCAGAGATAGAGACCCTGATCTTGAAAGGAGCCCCCCTTACCATAGGGTATTACAAAGATTACGGGCTCCGGCCGATGAACGATTTTGACGTCCTCATTCGAATGGATAAGGCCTTGCCTGCAATCGAGCTGTTACAGAGTCTGGGATGGGCCCCCATGGATTTCATGCCGACGGAGGAGTATATCTCGGTGAGTTTTTCCCATGGATTTAAGAATGCCGCCGGTCAGGAATTCGATCTTCATTGGCACGTGCTGTCGCAATCCCGGGGGATGAACGCCGACGATGATTTTTGGGATGGGGCGAGACCCGTCACCATCCATGACGTTGCTACCCTCGCCCTGAATCCGACCGACCAATTGTTGCACGTCTGCATTCACGGAGCACGGTGGAATTACACGCCGCCCTTCCGCTGGGTAGCAGATGCAATGACCATTCTCAACACCGCACAATCCGAAATTGATTGGAACCGCCTCATTGCGCAAGCCTTGAAGCGGCGCCTCATCTTGCCTCTGAGAGAAAGCCTCGCTTATCTGCGAAAGACGGTTTCGGCTGCCGTTCCTTCGGAAGTCCTCGAAAGCATTCGGGACCTTCCGGTACCGTGGATTGAGTATATCGAGTATAACGTCACGATGAACCCGCCCACCCGCTGGAGAGCAATGCTCGATCTTTGGTGTCAGCATTCCCGGGTCGCAGGAGAGAGAGGGCGGCTGTATAAACTTATCATGTTTCCGGGATTCCTCAAGAGTGTCTGGCGCCGTAGTTTTTGGAAGCTACCCTTTTACGCGCTGTCCAGGGTAATGACCTGGCAGAAGAACGGATT
- a CDS encoding AGE family epimerase/isomerase — translation MIDFEEISESAIAEELDRCLREKVMPYWHDTAVDLANGGYILSDRLSPSRNRPNRLHAWISAALCRNGRRTGEKQLVSQSRLLLVFSMAHRLGYSNGNRDYLKAAEAGYRFLLGALLDKHYGGFFWKTDLRGRVINPCKSLYGQAFVLYALLEYYRASGLSAPLDQAFFLFEKVQEKFHDGIHPGWREHGEEDFSPLKSSGQGMLWYPKGLPGVLGVKSGNAHLHWMEALTEFYEVTRDASVKSALTEALHINKTFFFPKEASAFCEYRLDDWGEVKGEGFEEICYGHNVEFAWLMIRAQEVLESPPDWDHSFSILTHALTYGFDYKRGGFYFKGFGEQPASNTEKVWWVQAECLAGLTDALRYKRTADYRRVLDLLLNWIFRYQIPSDDGIWIASTDCEGRPLNPTKADEWKAAYHEVRAMTKFIQTFSSPGGADGVKEGDCT, via the coding sequence ATGATCGATTTCGAAGAAATCAGTGAAAGCGCAATAGCAGAAGAATTGGATCGCTGCCTGCGCGAGAAGGTAATGCCCTACTGGCATGACACGGCCGTAGACTTGGCAAACGGCGGGTATATCCTGTCGGACAGACTTTCCCCTTCACGGAACAGGCCAAACCGTCTCCATGCATGGATTTCAGCAGCCCTTTGCCGTAACGGTCGCAGGACGGGAGAAAAACAATTGGTCTCTCAATCCCGTCTCCTCCTCGTTTTTTCGATGGCTCACCGATTGGGCTACAGCAATGGGAATCGGGATTATCTGAAGGCTGCCGAGGCTGGCTACCGCTTCTTGCTTGGTGCCTTGCTTGATAAGCACTACGGGGGGTTCTTCTGGAAAACCGATCTCAGGGGGCGGGTGATCAATCCCTGCAAATCTCTCTATGGACAGGCCTTTGTCCTCTATGCCCTCCTTGAATACTATCGTGCAAGCGGCCTGTCCGCTCCCCTCGATCAAGCCTTCTTCCTCTTTGAGAAGGTACAAGAGAAGTTTCACGACGGGATACACCCGGGGTGGCGGGAGCATGGAGAAGAAGACTTCAGCCCTCTGAAATCCTCGGGGCAAGGAATGTTATGGTATCCGAAAGGCTTGCCAGGGGTTCTCGGCGTAAAGAGCGGCAATGCCCATCTGCACTGGATGGAGGCCCTCACAGAGTTTTACGAGGTGACTCGTGACGCCTCGGTGAAATCGGCGCTGACTGAGGCACTGCACATCAACAAGACCTTCTTCTTTCCCAAAGAGGCAAGCGCTTTTTGTGAGTACCGGCTGGACGATTGGGGCGAGGTGAAGGGGGAGGGCTTCGAAGAGATCTGCTATGGCCATAATGTTGAGTTCGCCTGGTTAATGATCCGTGCACAGGAGGTCCTCGAAAGCCCTCCCGACTGGGACCATTCTTTCAGTATTCTCACCCATGCCTTAACGTACGGGTTCGATTACAAGAGAGGGGGGTTTTACTTCAAAGGCTTTGGTGAACAGCCCGCGTCAAACACCGAGAAGGTCTGGTGGGTGCAGGCCGAATGCCTTGCAGGCCTGACCGATGCCCTTCGGTACAAACGAACGGCAGATTACCGCAGGGTCCTTGACCTGCTTCTCAACTGGATTTTCCGGTACCAGATACCCTCCGACGACGGCATATGGATAGCAAGCACCGATTGCGAGGGAAGACCATTGAATCCAACGAAAGCGGACGAATGGAAGGCCGCATATCATGAGGTTCGGGCAATGACAAAATTCATCCAGACCTTTTCATCTCCTGGTGGGGCGGACGGCGTGAAGGAGGGGGATTGCACATGA